In Rhizophagus irregularis chromosome 7, complete sequence, a single genomic region encodes these proteins:
- a CDS encoding uncharacterized protein (SECRETED:cutsite_TYG-CH; SECRETED:prob_0.9447); SECRETED:SignalP(1-22), which translates to MNHNYIIILFFVFFLNVEKTYGCHPTGYDYCTDASQIQNVTFSPGKISVTTNIIQKDAEGNEQYTHALGHFTFGYSKNNKNISVRILKKPVFTNNQHCADKSSDQKNPLTSTWDFDQGLTPPSGTSVGVWLSTYWACNLSDGTGSILCSHEDISFTATA; encoded by the exons ATGAAtcataattacattattattttattttttgtattcttCCTCAATGTTGAAAAAACTTACGGATGTCATCCTACCGGGTATGACTATTGTACTGATG CTTCTCAGATTCAAAATGTGACATTTTCACCGGGTAAGATATCAGTTACGACTAATATCATTCAAAAAGATGCAGAAGGAAATGAGCAATATACCCACGCACTCGGTCACTTTACCTTTggttatagtaaaaataacaaaaatatttctgtGCGTATTTTAAAGAAACCCGTATTTACCAATAACCAACATTGTGCTGACAAAAGTTCTGATCAAAAAAATCCATTGACATCGACCTGGGATTTTGATCAAGGATTAACACCTCCATCAGGTACATCAGTCGGGGTTTGGCTATCAACATATTGGGCTTGTAATTTATCGGATGGTACAGGATCAATACTTTGTAGCCATGAAGATATATCCTTCACAGCAACAGCGTGA